From a single Methylobacterium oryzae genomic region:
- a CDS encoding FAD-binding oxidoreductase, with protein MNAPVPAPRTRPDAATIAGLAEALRAVLGDRVTASPAVREQHANQLTWAPCEPPDLVVFPHSTAEVQAVVRACAERDMPIVPYGVGTSLEGHVNAPFGGVSIDTGAMNRVRAVHADDLDCTVEAGVTRRALNAYLRDTGLFFPIDPGADATIGGMAATRASGTNAVRYGTMKDAVLGLTAVMPNGDIVTTARRARKSSAGYDLTRLLVGSEGTLGIITEVTLRLHGIPEAISAGICPFPSIKAACDATILTIQSGIPVARIELLDEVQVAACNRYSKLALPETPLLLVEFHGTDAGVHEQAERFGEIAADLGGGPFDWATGADERARLWQARHDVYWASVALRPGPTIKNMSTDVCVPISRLAECVEATKRDIAATGLTAPIAGHVGDGNFHTLPLVDADSPEEMSAVAGFLDRLVARALDLGGTCTGEHGIGQKKMRFMESEHGPEALGLMRTLKRAIDPRNLMNPGKLIP; from the coding sequence ATGAACGCCCCCGTTCCCGCCCCGCGGACCCGCCCGGACGCGGCGACGATCGCGGGTCTCGCCGAGGCCCTGCGGGCCGTGCTCGGGGACCGGGTGACGGCGAGCCCGGCGGTGCGCGAGCAGCACGCCAACCAGCTCACCTGGGCGCCGTGCGAGCCGCCGGACCTCGTGGTCTTCCCGCACTCCACCGCGGAGGTGCAGGCCGTCGTGCGCGCCTGTGCCGAGCGCGACATGCCGATCGTGCCCTACGGCGTCGGCACCTCCCTCGAGGGCCACGTCAACGCGCCGTTCGGCGGCGTCTCGATCGACACGGGGGCAATGAACCGCGTCCGCGCGGTCCATGCCGACGACCTCGACTGCACGGTCGAGGCCGGCGTCACCCGCAGGGCGCTGAACGCGTACCTGCGCGACACCGGCCTGTTCTTCCCCATCGATCCCGGGGCGGACGCCACGATCGGCGGGATGGCGGCGACGCGGGCGTCGGGCACCAACGCCGTGCGCTACGGGACGATGAAGGACGCGGTGCTCGGGCTCACCGCGGTGATGCCGAACGGCGACATCGTCACGACCGCCCGGCGGGCGCGCAAGTCGTCGGCCGGCTACGATCTCACCCGGCTCCTCGTCGGCTCGGAGGGCACGCTCGGGATCATCACCGAGGTCACGCTGCGCCTGCACGGCATCCCCGAGGCGATCTCGGCGGGCATCTGCCCGTTCCCCTCGATCAAGGCGGCCTGCGACGCCACGATCCTGACGATCCAGTCCGGCATCCCGGTCGCGCGCATCGAGCTGCTCGACGAGGTGCAGGTGGCGGCCTGCAACCGCTACTCGAAGCTCGCCCTGCCGGAGACCCCGCTGCTCCTCGTCGAGTTCCACGGCACGGACGCGGGCGTGCACGAGCAGGCCGAGCGGTTCGGCGAGATCGCCGCCGATCTCGGCGGCGGCCCGTTCGACTGGGCGACCGGGGCCGACGAGCGCGCGCGCCTCTGGCAGGCGCGCCACGACGTGTACTGGGCCTCGGTCGCGCTGCGGCCGGGTCCCACGATCAAGAACATGTCGACCGACGTCTGCGTGCCGATCTCGCGGCTCGCGGAATGCGTGGAGGCGACGAAGCGCGACATCGCCGCGACCGGGCTCACGGCGCCGATCGCCGGCCATGTCGGCGACGGCAACTTCCACACCCTGCCGCTCGTCGATGCCGACAGCCCCGAGGAGATGTCCGCGGTGGCCGGCTTCCTCGACCGGCTCGTCGCCCGCGCGCTGGACCTGGGCGGCACCTGCACGGGCGAGCACGGGATCGGCCAGAAGAAGATGCGCTTCATGGAAAGCGAGCACGGGCCGGAGGCGCTCGGCCTCATGCGGACCCTGAAGCGCGCGATCGACCCCCGGAACCTCATGAATCCCGGCAAGCTGATTCCCTGA
- a CDS encoding MFS transporter, whose amino-acid sequence MDVEARAIRRVSRRLLPLLITCYFISYLDRVNVGFAALTMNGDLGISATAYGLGAGIFFLSYFVFEVPSNLILERVGARVWIARIMLTWGLLSGAMAFIVGEKSFYAVRLLLGAAEAGFFPGIIFYLTLWFPARYRARIIGTFMAAVPLSSVIGSPVSGALLGLDGVWGFKGWQWLYVLEALPAVILAGIVLAFLTDRPAQAAWLPDDERAWLTERLAQERRARESARRYSVAEALLDRRVLAVAFVYFGNVALLYGLSFFLPQIVKGFDLTNLQTGLVSLIPFAIGIVGMLALGRSSDRRGERKGHAAFALLLAAGGTAAAALVSDPYAKMALFSVSAFGIFGGLPVIWTLPTAYLSGAAAAGGIAIINALGNLSGFAAPYAVGAIKDATGTFTGGLLLIAAAGLAAMVTVLCLTHDRHLEQAAARGARAAE is encoded by the coding sequence ATGGATGTGGAAGCGCGCGCCATCCGGCGGGTCAGCAGGCGGCTCCTGCCCCTCCTGATCACCTGCTACTTCATCTCCTACCTCGACCGGGTCAATGTCGGCTTCGCCGCGCTGACCATGAACGGGGACCTCGGCATCTCCGCCACGGCCTACGGGCTCGGGGCCGGCATCTTCTTCCTGAGCTACTTCGTCTTCGAGGTGCCGTCGAACCTGATCCTGGAGCGGGTCGGGGCGCGGGTGTGGATCGCCCGCATCATGCTGACCTGGGGACTCCTGTCGGGCGCGATGGCCTTCATCGTCGGCGAGAAGAGCTTCTACGCCGTGCGCCTGCTGCTGGGCGCCGCGGAGGCCGGGTTCTTCCCCGGCATCATCTTCTACCTCACGCTGTGGTTCCCCGCGCGCTACCGCGCGCGCATCATCGGCACCTTCATGGCCGCGGTCCCGCTCTCGAGCGTCATCGGCTCGCCGGTCTCGGGGGCGTTGCTGGGCCTCGACGGGGTCTGGGGCTTCAAGGGCTGGCAGTGGCTCTACGTCCTCGAGGCGCTGCCCGCCGTCATCCTCGCGGGCATCGTCCTGGCCTTCCTGACGGACCGGCCGGCGCAGGCGGCCTGGCTGCCCGACGACGAGCGCGCGTGGCTCACCGAGCGCCTCGCGCAGGAGCGGCGGGCGCGCGAATCCGCCCGCCGCTACAGCGTCGCGGAGGCGCTCCTCGACCGGCGCGTGCTCGCCGTCGCCTTCGTGTATTTCGGCAACGTGGCGCTGCTCTACGGGCTCAGCTTCTTCCTGCCGCAGATCGTCAAGGGCTTCGACCTCACGAACCTCCAGACGGGTCTCGTCAGCCTCATCCCCTTCGCGATCGGGATCGTCGGCATGCTCGCCCTCGGGCGCTCCTCGGACCGCAGGGGCGAGCGCAAGGGGCACGCGGCCTTCGCGCTCCTGCTCGCGGCCGGCGGCACGGCCGCGGCGGCGCTGGTCTCCGATCCCTACGCCAAGATGGCCCTGTTCAGCGTCTCGGCCTTCGGCATCTTCGGCGGCCTCCCGGTGATCTGGACGCTGCCCACCGCCTACCTGTCCGGCGCCGCGGCGGCCGGCGGCATCGCCATCATCAACGCCCTCGGCAACCTTTCCGGCTTCGCCGCGCCCTACGCGGTCGGCGCGATCAAGGACGCCACCGGCACCTTCACGGGCGGCCTCCTCCTCATCGCGGCGGCCGGCCTCGCCGCCATGGTGACGGTCCTCTGCCTCACCCACGACCGGCACCTGGAGCAGGCCGCGGCGCGCGGCGCGCGGGCGGCGGAGTAG
- a CDS encoding lipocalin-like domain-containing protein, with translation MRVVEQGLRRSRLAETAMVGVAGTAVLVSGCLGISPGWAVDADAVVGTWRLAAATRRIVDTGETIDAYGGPKPTGWIHYGRDGRMMVVCAHEGRERPIANDKMSDADRIKLHKTFFAYAGTYRLEGDRIVHDIDTSWNEAWTGTSQVRHVAQENGRLVLTTVPFKFNVDGRMSVITLTWEKYP, from the coding sequence ATGCGCGTCGTCGAACAGGGGTTGCGCAGGTCTCGGCTCGCCGAGACGGCGATGGTCGGCGTCGCGGGCACCGCCGTCCTGGTCTCGGGTTGTCTCGGCATCTCGCCCGGATGGGCGGTGGACGCGGACGCGGTCGTCGGGACCTGGCGCCTCGCCGCGGCCACGCGCCGGATCGTGGACACGGGCGAGACGATCGACGCCTACGGCGGCCCGAAGCCGACCGGCTGGATCCATTACGGCCGCGACGGGCGCATGATGGTGGTCTGCGCCCACGAAGGCCGGGAGCGGCCGATCGCCAACGACAAGATGTCCGACGCGGACCGGATCAAGCTCCACAAGACCTTCTTCGCCTATGCCGGGACCTACCGGCTCGAGGGCGACCGGATCGTCCACGACATCGACACGTCCTGGAACGAGGCCTGGACCGGGACCTCCCAGGTCCGGCACGTCGCGCAGGAGAACGGGCGGCTCGTCCTCACGACGGTGCCGTTCAAGTTCAACGTCGACGGCAGGATGAGCGTCATCACCCTAACCTGGGAGAAATACCCTTAG
- a CDS encoding alpha/beta fold hydrolase, whose protein sequence is MVTNVLPPLDPAALPNGIRARFVEDVNGLRMHVLEAGDGGPDRPLILLVHGFPEIAYSWRKVMPALAAAGYHVVAPDLRGYGRTADAPVAFADDLAPYRLHNLLLDLLCLMSALKRDRVAALVGHDYGSWVCGYCALARPDLFGMVALMSAPFAGAPGLDALARGLRTPADDPIHAALAALPRPRTHYHRYYATRRAAADMERSPQGLAAFLRAYFHHKSADWPDNRPRALAGWTAEALAEMPTYYVMDEGRTMPATVAPEMPERGGADCAWLTEAELAVYAAEYARSGFQGALQGYRCRMDGSIDRDLARFAGRRIEVPLLFVSGARDWGPFQAPGALERMKDGAGAGLLGCHFVAGAGHWVQQEQPRAVADLLLDALGRGGAGSRPGA, encoded by the coding sequence ATGGTGACGAACGTCCTGCCCCCGCTCGATCCGGCCGCCCTCCCGAACGGAATCCGCGCCCGCTTCGTCGAGGACGTCAACGGCCTGCGCATGCACGTGCTGGAGGCGGGCGACGGCGGTCCCGACCGCCCGCTCATCCTCCTGGTGCACGGCTTCCCCGAGATCGCCTATTCCTGGCGGAAGGTCATGCCGGCGCTGGCCGCGGCGGGCTACCACGTCGTCGCCCCCGACCTCCGGGGCTACGGCCGCACCGCGGACGCGCCGGTCGCCTTCGCGGACGACCTCGCGCCCTACCGGCTGCACAACCTTCTCCTCGACCTGCTGTGCCTGATGAGCGCCCTGAAGCGCGACAGGGTCGCGGCGCTCGTCGGACACGATTACGGGTCCTGGGTCTGCGGCTACTGCGCCCTGGCGCGGCCCGATCTCTTCGGCATGGTCGCCCTCATGAGCGCGCCCTTCGCGGGGGCGCCGGGGCTCGACGCCCTGGCACGCGGCCTCCGGACGCCGGCCGACGACCCGATCCACGCGGCGCTGGCCGCCCTGCCGCGCCCGCGCACGCACTACCACCGCTACTACGCGACGCGCCGCGCCGCCGCCGACATGGAGCGCAGTCCCCAGGGCCTCGCCGCGTTCCTGCGCGCCTATTTCCACCACAAGAGCGCGGACTGGCCGGACAATCGACCCCGCGCGCTCGCCGGCTGGACGGCCGAGGCCCTCGCCGAGATGCCGACCTACTACGTGATGGATGAAGGCCGGACGATGCCCGCGACCGTGGCGCCGGAGATGCCGGAGCGGGGCGGCGCGGACTGCGCCTGGCTGACGGAGGCAGAACTCGCCGTCTACGCGGCCGAGTACGCGCGCTCCGGCTTCCAGGGCGCGCTCCAGGGCTACCGGTGCCGCATGGATGGCAGCATCGACCGCGACCTCGCGCGGTTCGCCGGCCGGCGGATCGAGGTCCCCCTCCTGTTCGTGTCCGGGGCGCGCGACTGGGGCCCGTTCCAGGCGCCGGGCGCGCTGGAGCGCATGAAGGATGGCGCCGGCGCGGGCCTGCTCGGCTGCCACTTCGTGGCGGGGGCGGGGCACTGGGTTCAGCAGGAGCAGCCCCGGGCCGTCGCGGACCTCCTGCTCGACGCGCTCGGTCGCGGCGGGGCCGGATCCCGCCCCGGCGCGTAG
- a CDS encoding prolyl oligopeptidase family serine peptidase translates to MSAATDPHPDPRPTLARPDDDPYLWLEEVDGPDALAWVEARNAETLARYGDAGFLRDRDIARDLLDRPDRIPFVQRFGSWLYNFWTDGAHPRGLWRRVDAAGYRAAVPDWEILLDLDHLAATEGEDWVWAGATILRDALDRALVRLSRGGKDAAVIREFDLDTRTFVADGFVLPEGKGGATWLDRETVLLSSALGPGMATRSGYARTVRLWPRGTDPRDASVLFETAETSMAVWGASDRQTGTERITVVEQLGFFDAAVHIGDRGGLRARLDLPTHAGVQLHRDHLSVRLRRPWTVDGVAHDTDTVLAIALPDLLAGGRAFTVLWQPDARLALQRVFWSAGRLIVDVLEDLRPTYRVFEPGPGGWTERPLAGLPALGSVHLWPLDGDPERADGALLALAHDPVTPPALLAFPPALDAPAVLRRAPPAFDARGIRVTRHEAVSADETRVPYVQVGPEAETGAAPVYLTAYGGFGLSRLPDYQPVLGKLWLERGGTCVTANIRGGGEFGTRWHHAGRREGKARAHDDFAAVAADLVARGVTRPGRIAAEGGSNGGLLIANMLTRYPERFGALACTIPLIDMRRYTKLLAGASWIAEYGDPDDPQDWAFLSGISAYHAAEAGRAYPPILLATSRGDDRVHPGHARKMAQKLRVLGCDVAFYEPATGGHGAGKDSEQTAAFRALGLTFLRRAIGWDDPVA, encoded by the coding sequence ATGTCCGCGGCAACCGACCCCCACCCCGACCCCAGGCCGACCCTCGCGCGGCCCGACGACGATCCGTACCTCTGGCTGGAGGAGGTCGACGGGCCCGACGCGCTCGCCTGGGTCGAGGCACGCAACGCGGAGACGCTCGCCCGCTACGGCGATGCCGGCTTCCTCCGCGACCGCGACATCGCCCGGGACCTCCTCGACCGGCCGGACCGCATCCCGTTCGTCCAGCGCTTCGGCAGCTGGCTCTACAATTTCTGGACGGACGGCGCGCATCCGCGCGGCCTGTGGCGGCGCGTCGACGCGGCCGGCTACCGCGCCGCGGTCCCGGACTGGGAGATCCTGCTCGATCTCGACCATCTCGCGGCGACGGAGGGCGAGGACTGGGTCTGGGCCGGGGCGACGATCCTCAGGGACGCGCTCGATCGCGCCCTCGTGCGCCTCAGCCGCGGCGGCAAGGACGCGGCCGTGATCCGCGAGTTCGATCTGGACACCCGCACCTTCGTGGCCGACGGCTTCGTCCTGCCCGAGGGCAAGGGCGGCGCGACGTGGCTCGATCGCGAGACGGTGCTCCTGTCGAGCGCCCTCGGCCCGGGCATGGCCACGCGGTCCGGTTACGCGCGCACCGTCCGGCTCTGGCCGCGCGGCACGGACCCGCGCGACGCGTCCGTCCTGTTCGAGACCGCCGAGACCAGCATGGCGGTCTGGGGCGCGTCCGACCGGCAGACCGGGACCGAGCGGATCACGGTCGTCGAGCAGCTCGGCTTCTTCGACGCGGCTGTCCATATCGGCGATCGCGGCGGCCTGCGCGCGCGCCTCGACCTGCCCACGCATGCCGGGGTCCAGCTGCACCGCGACCACCTGTCCGTGCGGCTGCGGCGGCCCTGGACGGTGGACGGCGTCGCGCACGACACCGACACGGTGCTGGCGATCGCGCTCCCCGACCTGCTGGCGGGAGGCCGCGCCTTCACGGTCCTCTGGCAGCCGGACGCGCGGCTCGCCCTGCAGAGGGTGTTCTGGTCGGCCGGGCGGCTGATCGTGGACGTGCTCGAGGACCTGCGCCCCACCTACCGGGTCTTCGAGCCGGGGCCGGGCGGCTGGACCGAGCGGCCCCTCGCTGGGTTGCCCGCCCTGGGTTCCGTCCATCTCTGGCCCCTCGACGGCGATCCGGAGCGGGCGGACGGAGCCCTGCTGGCGCTGGCCCACGATCCGGTGACGCCGCCGGCGCTGCTCGCCTTCCCGCCCGCGCTCGACGCCCCGGCCGTCCTGCGTCGGGCGCCCCCGGCCTTCGACGCGCGCGGCATCCGGGTGACGCGCCACGAGGCCGTGTCGGCGGACGAGACGCGCGTGCCCTACGTTCAGGTCGGGCCGGAAGCCGAGACCGGTGCGGCCCCCGTCTACCTGACGGCCTATGGCGGGTTCGGGCTCTCGCGCCTGCCGGATTACCAGCCCGTGCTGGGCAAGCTCTGGCTGGAGCGGGGCGGCACCTGCGTGACCGCCAACATCCGCGGCGGCGGCGAGTTCGGCACCCGCTGGCACCACGCGGGCCGGCGCGAGGGCAAGGCCCGGGCGCACGACGACTTCGCCGCGGTGGCCGCCGATCTCGTGGCCCGCGGCGTGACGCGGCCGGGGCGGATCGCGGCCGAGGGCGGCTCGAACGGAGGCCTGCTGATCGCCAACATGCTCACCCGCTACCCGGAGCGGTTCGGGGCGCTGGCCTGCACGATCCCGCTGATCGACATGCGCCGCTACACGAAGCTCCTGGCCGGCGCGAGCTGGATCGCGGAGTACGGCGATCCGGACGACCCGCAGGACTGGGCGTTCCTGTCCGGCATCTCCGCCTACCACGCCGCCGAGGCCGGGCGGGCCTACCCGCCGATCCTGCTGGCCACGAGCCGCGGCGACGACCGGGTCCATCCAGGCCACGCGCGGAAGATGGCGCAGAAGCTCCGCGTCCTCGGCTGCGACGTCGCCTTCTACGAGCCCGCGACCGGCGGGCACGGCGCCGGCAAGGACAGCGAGCAGACGGCGGCGTTCCGGGCGCTGGGGCTCACCTTCCTGCGCCGCGCCATCGGATGGGATGACCCGGTCGCGTGA
- a CDS encoding MFS transporter, producing the protein MSEAVSPAVNAGGRLDRLPIGPFHRRIMWLIGIGMFFDGFDIYIAATVLGATLKSGFSTLPQNAWFVSATFVGMMAGSFLTGFFGDRYGRRFTYQANLLVFGLAAIGAAFAPNMTVLIVLRFIMGVGLGAENVVGYSTMTEFVPARSRGRFLGLMAVFVVTGLPAASLIGYLIIPTFGWRAMFALGGLGALAVWYARKSLPESPRWLEAVGRHAEAEALMRAIEAEAARGAPLPPAAAAAPVTQLGLAALFRPPLLSRLLLGCLCLVVINTLLYGFVTWLPTFFIRQGLSVATSFGYALLMGLGAPVGSAIGALTADRWGRKPTIIGASATAILFGILYPMTLDPVLLPLVGFGLTVPIYVLVALLFGIYIPELFPTEVRLRASGLCNTVGRGATIVTPFLVVTLFETYGIAGVTGLMIGLLALQIVAVAAFGVEPRSQSLESLEAGVAPAEGGPAARARGTVPRPIH; encoded by the coding sequence ATGTCCGAAGCCGTGAGCCCGGCGGTCAACGCCGGAGGCCGCCTCGACCGCCTGCCGATCGGCCCGTTCCACCGCCGCATCATGTGGCTGATCGGGATCGGCATGTTCTTCGACGGGTTCGACATCTACATCGCCGCCACCGTGCTCGGCGCGACCCTGAAGAGCGGCTTCTCGACCCTGCCGCAGAACGCGTGGTTCGTCTCGGCCACCTTCGTGGGGATGATGGCGGGCTCGTTCCTCACGGGCTTCTTCGGCGACCGCTACGGGCGGCGCTTCACCTACCAGGCGAACCTCCTGGTCTTCGGGCTGGCCGCCATCGGGGCGGCCTTCGCGCCCAACATGACGGTGCTGATCGTGCTGCGCTTCATCATGGGCGTGGGGCTCGGGGCCGAGAACGTCGTGGGCTACTCGACCATGACCGAGTTCGTGCCGGCGCGCTCGCGCGGGCGCTTCCTCGGCCTCATGGCGGTGTTCGTCGTCACGGGCCTGCCGGCCGCCTCCCTGATCGGCTACCTGATCATCCCGACCTTCGGCTGGCGGGCGATGTTCGCGCTGGGCGGCCTCGGGGCGCTCGCCGTCTGGTACGCCCGCAAGAGCCTGCCGGAATCGCCGCGCTGGCTCGAGGCCGTGGGGCGCCACGCCGAGGCCGAGGCGCTGATGCGCGCGATCGAGGCCGAGGCGGCCCGCGGCGCGCCGCTGCCGCCCGCCGCCGCCGCGGCGCCCGTCACGCAGCTCGGGCTCGCCGCCCTGTTCCGGCCGCCGCTGCTGTCGCGCCTGCTGCTGGGCTGCCTGTGCCTCGTGGTGATCAACACCCTGCTGTACGGCTTCGTGACCTGGCTGCCGACCTTCTTCATTCGGCAGGGCCTCTCGGTGGCGACCTCCTTCGGCTACGCGCTGCTGATGGGGCTCGGCGCGCCGGTGGGCAGCGCCATCGGCGCCCTGACCGCCGACCGCTGGGGCCGCAAGCCGACGATCATCGGCGCCTCGGCGACGGCCATCCTGTTCGGGATCCTCTACCCGATGACCCTGGACCCGGTCCTGCTGCCGCTGGTCGGGTTCGGGCTGACGGTGCCGATCTACGTGCTGGTGGCCCTGCTGTTCGGGATCTACATCCCCGAGCTGTTCCCGACCGAAGTGCGCCTGCGGGCCTCGGGCCTGTGCAACACGGTCGGGCGCGGGGCGACCATCGTGACGCCCTTCCTGGTCGTTACCCTGTTCGAGACCTACGGCATCGCGGGCGTGACCGGCCTGATGATCGGGCTGCTCGCCCTGCAGATCGTGGCGGTCGCGGCGTTCGGCGTCGAGCCGCGCAGCCAGAGCCTGGAGAGCCTGGAGGCCGGCGTGGCGCCGGCCGAGGGCGGCCCGGCCGCCCGGGCGCGGGGCACGGTTCCGCGCCCGATCCACTGA
- a CDS encoding manganese catalase family protein — MFMKLDRLQAELPQPKKPDPNAAAALQELLGGKYGEMSTLGNYMFQSFNFRNKSKLRPFYSLVSSIFAEELGHVELVSTGIAMLNNGPGDDTEEVDVSKAPFHNMQDIRLAGSFLSNGGGATPVNSNAQSWNVDMVTTTGNIIIDLLHNFHLECGARLHKLRVYETLKDPTGREVCGYLLVRGSVHAHAYALALKKLTGVEIEKMLPTPNIVLDKIPECQKYLQEGSHRRLYRFSPDDYKEAAGVWSNDEVALPGDPPGNLEVVDGLPEGGKIPELDGNYGAFAPNYAPEEIFEIASKLYKKGR, encoded by the coding sequence ATGTTCATGAAGCTCGACCGCCTTCAGGCCGAACTGCCACAGCCGAAGAAGCCCGATCCCAACGCGGCGGCCGCGCTGCAGGAGCTGCTCGGCGGCAAGTACGGGGAGATGTCGACCCTCGGGAACTACATGTTCCAGAGCTTCAACTTCCGCAACAAGTCGAAGCTGCGCCCCTTCTACAGCCTCGTGTCGAGCATCTTCGCCGAGGAGCTCGGGCACGTGGAGCTGGTCTCGACCGGCATCGCGATGCTCAACAACGGCCCCGGCGACGACACCGAGGAGGTCGACGTCTCGAAGGCCCCGTTCCACAACATGCAGGACATCCGGCTCGCCGGCAGCTTCCTGAGCAACGGCGGCGGCGCGACACCGGTCAATTCCAACGCGCAGTCCTGGAACGTCGACATGGTGACGACGACGGGCAACATCATCATCGACCTGCTGCACAACTTCCACTTGGAGTGCGGCGCGCGCCTGCACAAGCTGCGCGTCTACGAGACCCTGAAGGACCCGACCGGCCGCGAGGTCTGCGGCTACCTGCTCGTGCGCGGCTCGGTGCACGCGCACGCCTACGCGCTGGCGCTCAAGAAGCTGACCGGCGTCGAGATCGAGAAGATGCTGCCAACCCCGAACATCGTTCTCGACAAGATTCCGGAGTGCCAGAAATATCTGCAGGAGGGCTCGCACCGGCGCCTCTACCGCTTCAGCCCGGACGACTACAAGGAAGCGGCCGGCGTCTGGTCGAACGACGAGGTCGCGCTGCCGGGGGATCCGCCCGGCAACCTGGAGGTCGTCGACGGCCTGCCGGAGGGCGGCAAGATCCCGGAACTCGACGGCAATTACGGGGCCTTCGCGCCCAACTACGCCCCCGAGGAGATCTTCGAGATCGCCAGCAAGCTCTACAAGAAGGGGCGCTGA
- a CDS encoding YybH family protein produces MLRPHVLHATVFAVALMTPSLCRSDTVQADAQSAASQWDAAYNGGDMDALAKLYTPDAIVVTKGAPQTSDGIQKFFAGLKAKGWDEHKTTVKSALPKDNLLIVSGRWEMTGPGDGGAKKKFEGNWVNVLEKRDGAWRTVLHTWN; encoded by the coding sequence ATGCTGCGTCCCCACGTCCTGCACGCGACCGTATTCGCTGTCGCCCTGATGACGCCGAGCCTGTGCCGGTCGGACACCGTCCAGGCCGACGCGCAGAGCGCCGCGAGCCAGTGGGACGCGGCGTATAACGGCGGCGACATGGACGCGCTGGCCAAGCTCTACACGCCCGACGCGATCGTCGTCACGAAGGGCGCGCCGCAGACCAGCGACGGCATCCAGAAGTTCTTCGCCGGGCTGAAGGCGAAGGGATGGGACGAGCACAAGACGACGGTCAAATCCGCGCTGCCGAAGGACAACCTGCTCATCGTGTCCGGCCGCTGGGAGATGACCGGCCCCGGGGACGGGGGCGCGAAGAAGAAGTTCGAGGGCAACTGGGTGAACGTGCTGGAGAAGCGCGACGGCGCCTGGCGCACGGTCCTGCACACCTGGAACTGA